One window from the genome of Maylandia zebra isolate NMK-2024a linkage group LG18, Mzebra_GT3a, whole genome shotgun sequence encodes:
- the gadd45aa gene encoding growth arrest and DNA-damage-inducible, alpha, a isoform X1: MYNMTFEELNADYSQERMDTVAKALEEVLTSALPQGGITVGVYEAAKSLNVDPDNVVLCVLAADEEDVKDVALQIHFTLIQAFCCENDINILKVNNTRRLAQILGGGGGGKQSGGEPLDLHCVLVTSPHSTSWKDPALSKLSRFCRESRCMDQWVPIINLPER, from the exons ATGTACAACATGACATTTGAGGAACTAAATGCGGATTATTCTCAGGAAAG AATGGACACGGTGGCCAAAGCTTTGGAGGAAGTCCTCACCTCTGCGCTGCCACAGGGAGGCATTACAGTCGGCGTCTACGAGGCTGCCAAGTCGCTCAATGT AGACCCTGATAATGTGGTTCTGTGCGTCCTGGCTGCAGATGAAGAGGACGTTAAAGACGTGGCCCTGCAGATCCACTTTACTCTCATTCAGGCTTTTTGCTGCGAGAATGACATCAACATCCTGAAAGTCAACAACACCAGGCGCCTGGCACAAATATTGGGTGGTGGGGGAGGTGGAAAACAGAGCGGGGGCGAACCTTTGGACCTCCACTGTGTCCTTGTCACT agCCCACATTCTACATCATGGAAGGACCCAGCTCTGAGCAAACTGAGCAGATTCTGCAGAGAGAGCCGCTGCATGGACCAGTGGGTACCCATCATCAACTTGCCTGAACGATGA
- the gadd45aa gene encoding growth arrest and DNA-damage-inducible, alpha, a isoform X2, with product MDTVAKALEEVLTSALPQGGITVGVYEAAKSLNVDPDNVVLCVLAADEEDVKDVALQIHFTLIQAFCCENDINILKVNNTRRLAQILGGGGGGKQSGGEPLDLHCVLVTSPHSTSWKDPALSKLSRFCRESRCMDQWVPIINLPER from the exons ATGGACACGGTGGCCAAAGCTTTGGAGGAAGTCCTCACCTCTGCGCTGCCACAGGGAGGCATTACAGTCGGCGTCTACGAGGCTGCCAAGTCGCTCAATGT AGACCCTGATAATGTGGTTCTGTGCGTCCTGGCTGCAGATGAAGAGGACGTTAAAGACGTGGCCCTGCAGATCCACTTTACTCTCATTCAGGCTTTTTGCTGCGAGAATGACATCAACATCCTGAAAGTCAACAACACCAGGCGCCTGGCACAAATATTGGGTGGTGGGGGAGGTGGAAAACAGAGCGGGGGCGAACCTTTGGACCTCCACTGTGTCCTTGTCACT agCCCACATTCTACATCATGGAAGGACCCAGCTCTGAGCAAACTGAGCAGATTCTGCAGAGAGAGCCGCTGCATGGACCAGTGGGTACCCATCATCAACTTGCCTGAACGATGA
- the gng12a gene encoding guanine nucleotide-binding protein G(I)/G(S)/G(O) subunit gamma-12a, producing MSSKLHPSNNIAHARRTVNQLRIEASIERIKVSKASADLMNYCTEHARNDPLLTGIPASDNPFKEKKPCTIL from the exons ATGTCTTCAAAGCTTCACCCTTCCAATAACATTGCCCATGCCCGACGGACGGTGAACCAGCTGAGAATAGAGGCGAGCATTGAGAGGATAAAG GTATCCAAGGCCTCTGCAGACCTTATGAACTACTGCACCGAACACGCCAGAAATGACCCTCTCCTTACGGGCATCCCTGCTTCAGACAACcccttcaaggaaaaaaaaccctgcactATATTGTAG